A single region of the Brachypodium distachyon strain Bd21 chromosome 3, Brachypodium_distachyon_v3.0, whole genome shotgun sequence genome encodes:
- the LOC100826365 gene encoding protein TIC 20-I, chloroplastic: protein MLPCQGVATATANAQLFGFPAANRYGYHARSSVYAKPAFLKLPAPALRYDKKILPLTASVDFSSCAVSPCFPKYDSTKGNNPVKPLLSIRSFRPRTEVSCQASLASFSYPELSSKPKWWWRTLACVPYLLPLHNMWSHADAVYQLHPYLQQFGLFYAFIDTMALVPGWLFLVIFMTVYFFVVRRKWSPHFLRYHIILAILLDTGSQALATMCNWNPSIVFQGKPMAYFWMTLAFIQIFTVIECMRCALAGVYPNVPFISHTAFIHSDLNLFR from the exons ATGTTGCCTTGTCAAGGAGTAGCTACTGCAACTGCAAATGCTCAGCTATTTGGTTTCCCTGCCGCGAACCGCTATGGTTATCATGCAAGATCATCGGTTTATGCTAAACCAGCGTTTCTGAAACTGCCGGCACCTGCACTTCGATATGACAAGAAAATCCTCCCCTTGACAG cTTCTGTGGATTTTTCCTCTTGTGCGGTATCTCCGTGCTTCCCAAAGTATGATTCTACAAAGGGCAACAATCCTGTCAAGCCATTGCTATCAATCCGCAGCTTCCGCCCAAGAACTGAAGTCAGTTGTCAAGCATCTTTAGCATCGTTCAGTTACCCTGAGTTATCTTCTAAACCTAAATGGTGGTGGAGGACCTTGGCATGTGTACCCTATCTTCTGCCACTGCACAACATGTGGTCGCACGCAGATGCTGTGTACCAGCTTCATCCATACTTGCAACAATTTGGGCTGTTTTATGCCTTCATTGATACAATGGCATTGGTCCCTGGATGGCTTTTTCTGGTGATCTTCATGACTGTCTACTTCTTCGTGGTGAGACGGAAGTGGTCCCCACACTTTTTGCGGTATCACATCATATTGGCCATTCTTCTTGACACTGGATCTCAAGCTTTGGCAACCATGTGCAACTGGAACCCAAGCATTGTTTTTCAGGGTAAACCAATGGCATATTTCTGGATGACACTGGCCTTCATTCAGATCTTCACAGTTATTGAGTGTATGAGGTGTGCGCTTGCAGGCGTATATCCTAATGTTCCATTTATATCCCACACGGCGTTCATCCATTCTGATCTGAACCTGTTCAGATAA
- the LOC100826680 gene encoding UDP-rhamnose/UDP-galactose transporter 6, whose amino-acid sequence MAAGSKAERKAAIDAGAWMFNVVTSVGIIMVNKALMATHGFSFATTLTGLHFATTTLMTLVMQWLGYIQPSYLPLPELVKFVFFANLSIVGMNVSLMWNSVGFYQIAKLCIIPVLCFLEILFDKVRYSRDTKLSIMLVLVGVAVCTVTDVSVNSQGLIAAIIAVWSTALQQHYVHHLQRKYSLGSFDLLGHTAPAQAASLLILGPFVDLWLTNKRVDTFNYTVVVTFFIVLSCIIAVGTNLSQFICIGRFTAVSFQVLGHMKTILVLTLGFFFFGKEGLNFHVALGMTLAVIAMVWYGNASSKPGGKERQVYIIPSEKTQKHGILSSQSQLDQKV is encoded by the exons ATGGCAGCAGGAAGCAAGGCCGAGAGAAAAGCAGCAATAGATGCTGGAGCATGGATGTTCAATGTTGTAACATCAGTGGGTATAATCATGGTCAACAAGGCCTTAATGGCTACACATGGTTTTAGTTTTG CTACTACATTAACTGGGCTACATTTTGCAACCACAACCTTGATGACATTAGTAATGCAATGGTTGGGATATATTCAGCCCTCCTACTTACCATTGCCAGAACTAGTAAAATTTGTCTTCTTTGCAAACCTGTCAATTGTTGGCATGAATGTTAGTTTGATGTGGAACTCTGTTGGCTTCTATCAG ATTGCCAAATTGTGTATCATTCCAGTTTTGTGCTTTCTGGAAATCTTGTTTGACAAAGTCCGTTATTCAAGAGATACAAAGCTCAGTATAATGCTTGTCCTAGTAGGCGTTGCTGTTTGTACTGTGACTGATGTTAGTGTGAATTCTCAAGGGTTGATAGCTGCCATAATAGCTGTCTGGAGCACTGCATTACAACAGCAT TATGTTCATCACCTTCAACGAAAGTACTCACTTGGCTCCTTTGATCTCTTGGGTCACACTGCTCCTGCTCAGGCAGCATCATTGTTAATACTGGGTCCTTTTGTGGACTTATGGTTGACCAACAAAAGAGTCGATACTTTTAATTATACGGTGGTAGTTACG TTCTTCATTGTATTGTCGTGCATAATTGCTGTTGGTACTAATCTAAGCCAGTTCATTTGCATCGGAAGATTCACAGCTGTCTCGTTTCAAGTTCTAGGCCACATGAAGACTATTCTTGTGTTGACCCtgggttttttcttctttggaaAAGAGGGCCTCAATTTCCATGTCGCACTTGGCATGACCCTAGCAGTGATTGCCATGGTTTGGTACGGGAATGCCTCGTCCAAACCAGGAGGCAAAGAGCGGCAGGTTTACATAATACCCAGCGAGAAGACACAGAAGCATGGCATACTGTCATCACAATCACAACTTGATCAGAAAGTCTAA